Proteins from one candidate division KSB1 bacterium genomic window:
- the hisD gene encoding histidinol dehydrogenase, producing the protein MNIYQKDQLTDFMHKFESRRLEISRDVEKAVADILQNVQQYGDRALVEYAQRFDRVNLNVHPLRVPEETLQQAHAQLDPELLDVLRGSRDNIKRYHEKAIPQSWLTWEDDGVVLGRRVQPLERVGVYVPGGLAAYPSSLLMGAVPAQVAGVAQICVTTPCNAEGKMNPLILAAAWELGIENVYRVGGAHAVAGMAFGTDTIPRVDKIVGPGNIYVATAKKMLYGQCGIDMVAGPSEVLIIADESADPAFAAADLLAQAEHDPLASSILVTPSSEVAKAVAIETEQQLLKLDRVEILNSSLAEYGGILLLDSMQECVEISNRLAPEHLGLHVRDPWTLLGDIKNAGAIFLGHYSPEAVGDYWAGPNHVLPTNGSARFFSPLRTEDFVKVSSLISYTQTAMQKHGEKIRRFAESEGLDAHASAIEKRMDSL; encoded by the coding sequence ATGAATATATATCAAAAAGATCAGCTAACGGATTTTATGCATAAATTTGAATCCCGCCGCCTCGAAATTTCTCGGGACGTTGAAAAAGCGGTGGCGGATATCCTGCAGAACGTGCAGCAGTATGGAGACCGGGCGCTTGTTGAATACGCACAGCGCTTTGACCGGGTAAATCTGAATGTGCATCCATTGCGTGTACCCGAGGAAACCCTGCAGCAGGCACACGCGCAGCTTGACCCGGAACTTTTGGATGTTTTGCGCGGTTCGCGTGATAATATCAAACGCTATCACGAAAAAGCCATCCCCCAATCCTGGCTGACCTGGGAAGACGACGGTGTCGTGCTGGGACGGCGGGTGCAGCCTTTGGAGCGAGTGGGGGTATATGTGCCCGGCGGACTGGCCGCCTATCCATCCTCATTGCTGATGGGGGCTGTGCCGGCGCAGGTGGCCGGAGTTGCACAAATTTGCGTGACCACACCCTGTAATGCGGAAGGAAAAATGAATCCGTTGATACTGGCCGCAGCCTGGGAACTGGGCATTGAGAATGTATATCGGGTGGGCGGTGCGCATGCTGTGGCCGGCATGGCATTCGGAACCGACACCATTCCGCGCGTAGACAAGATTGTCGGACCGGGAAATATCTATGTGGCCACTGCCAAGAAAATGCTGTATGGTCAATGCGGTATTGATATGGTGGCCGGGCCCAGTGAGGTATTGATCATCGCGGATGAAAGCGCGGATCCGGCTTTTGCCGCAGCGGATCTGCTGGCGCAGGCCGAACACGATCCGCTGGCTTCGTCCATTCTGGTGACACCTTCTTCCGAGGTGGCCAAAGCTGTGGCCATAGAAACCGAACAACAACTGCTCAAACTGGACCGGGTTGAGATTCTGAATTCATCCCTCGCCGAATACGGGGGCATTCTTTTGCTCGACAGCATGCAGGAATGTGTCGAGATTTCCAACCGGCTGGCCCCGGAACATCTGGGACTGCATGTCCGTGATCCGTGGACGCTGCTGGGGGACATCAAAAACGCAGGCGCCATATTTCTGGGACATTATTCACCGGAAGCTGTCGGTGATTACTGGGCCGGTCCCAATCACGTTCTGCCGACCAATGGGTCGGCGCGCTTTTTCTCGCCCTTGCGCACCGAAGACTTTGTCAAGGTGAGCAGTTTGATTTCCTATACCCAAACCGCTATGCAGAAACACGGTGAAAAAATTCGACGATTTGCCGAGAGCGAAGGACTGGATGCGCATGCCTCCGCCATCGAAAAACGAATGGATTCATTATGA
- the hisC gene encoding histidinol-phosphate transaminase: MKQYFKTSVLDLDGYSSPPQKEFKVKLNQNESPFDVPEEIKNRCIQRIEQLAWNRYPINNSQLLRDKLAARHAVSADQILLGNGSNQLFQTLLTAVLSPGDGVLLTPPTFSLYQLFAKIYDASIIEVMHPPDESYPLDKVLEKIKHESPRLVIVCSPNNPTGAEISLPDVENICRNAPGLVLFDEAYGEFSDREAVSLVQRHENLVVSRTFSKAFSMAGLRFGYLIAQRPVIQQLGKVNLPYNVNVFTEQVAMELLNHQSDLMQHVQYLQTERDRVYALLQRLSTVTVYPSAANYLLLKGPDDLDLFEALKKHGILVRDVGSYPLLQGHQRVTIGCKEENDLFLDALQRVMQEYHSY; this comes from the coding sequence ATGAAACAGTATTTCAAAACTTCAGTTTTAGATCTGGACGGCTATTCCTCCCCGCCGCAAAAAGAATTCAAAGTCAAGCTGAACCAGAACGAGAGCCCTTTTGATGTGCCGGAGGAAATCAAAAACCGCTGTATACAGCGCATCGAACAGCTCGCCTGGAACCGCTATCCGATCAACAATTCTCAACTGCTTCGGGATAAACTGGCGGCCCGGCATGCCGTGTCTGCGGACCAAATACTGCTCGGCAATGGCTCCAATCAGTTGTTTCAAACGTTGTTAACCGCTGTCCTGTCACCCGGAGACGGCGTTCTTCTGACACCGCCGACGTTCTCGCTGTATCAGTTGTTTGCAAAGATTTATGACGCTTCTATCATCGAGGTAATGCACCCGCCGGATGAATCGTATCCTCTCGACAAGGTGCTGGAGAAAATCAAGCATGAATCACCGCGTCTGGTCATCGTGTGTTCCCCCAATAATCCCACAGGAGCGGAAATTTCGCTGCCGGATGTTGAAAACATTTGCCGGAATGCGCCGGGACTGGTGCTGTTTGACGAAGCGTATGGTGAATTTTCCGATCGTGAAGCGGTTTCCCTGGTACAGCGCCATGAAAATCTGGTCGTTTCGCGCACGTTTTCCAAGGCGTTCAGTATGGCGGGGTTGCGGTTTGGCTATTTGATCGCACAGCGTCCCGTCATTCAGCAGCTTGGCAAGGTGAATCTGCCTTATAACGTCAATGTGTTTACCGAACAGGTGGCCATGGAATTACTGAATCATCAGAGTGACTTGATGCAGCACGTTCAGTATCTGCAAACAGAACGAGACCGCGTCTATGCACTCCTTCAGCGGCTCTCGACTGTGACTGTTTATCCCAGTGCAGCCAATTATCTGCTGCTGAAAGGTCCGGATGATCTGGATCTGTTTGAAGCCTTGAAGAAACATGGAATCCTGGTGCGGGATGTCGGTTCTTATCCGCTGCTGCAGGGACATCAGCGGGTCACCATTGGCTGCAAAGAGGAAAATGATCTGTTTCTGGACGCTTTACAGAGGGTTATGCAGGAATATCACTCATACTAA
- the hisB gene encoding imidazoleglycerol-phosphate dehydratase HisB, translated as MKRKAHMERNTKETRIQLSLNLDGCGDGSVSTGIGFFDHLLDALQKHAGFDLNLKAAGDLHIDGHHTVEDAGIVFGQVFSEAVGDAGGIHRFGWAYCPLDEALARAVVDISGRAFFRYSSELELRRVGGFDGELFTEFLRAFADNARINLHVTLIDGSNHHHAMEAMIKATARALRMALTRDDRETGIPSTKGY; from the coding sequence ATGAAACGCAAGGCACATATGGAACGCAACACCAAAGAGACTCGGATCCAGTTGTCTCTGAATCTCGATGGGTGCGGTGACGGTTCGGTTTCTACCGGGATTGGATTTTTTGACCACTTGCTGGATGCACTGCAAAAGCATGCCGGCTTTGATTTGAATCTCAAGGCAGCCGGAGATTTGCATATTGACGGGCACCACACAGTAGAGGATGCCGGGATTGTGTTCGGGCAGGTGTTTTCCGAGGCTGTGGGCGATGCCGGTGGCATCCATCGCTTCGGCTGGGCCTATTGCCCGCTGGATGAAGCCCTGGCCAGAGCGGTCGTGGATATTTCCGGTCGTGCTTTTTTCCGCTATTCGAGCGAGCTGGAACTGAGACGCGTTGGCGGGTTTGACGGCGAATTGTTTACAGAATTTTTGCGCGCTTTTGCGGATAATGCCCGAATCAATCTGCATGTCACACTGATAGACGGCAGCAATCATCATCATGCCATGGAAGCGATGATCAAGGCAACGGCGCGCGCACTGCGCATGGCGCTCACCCGGGATGACCGGGAAACCGGTATACCGTCAACCAAGGGGTATTAA
- the hisH gene encoding imidazole glycerol phosphate synthase subunit HisH: MICVIDYNAGNLRSVQKALEICGANTIVSSEPDDMRKADKVVFPGVGAFGKAMHTLKELQLVEPIREVIDQGKPFLGICLGLQLLHETSEESPGVTGLSVIKGRVKRFSDQLKVPHLGWNVLIQQPSPLWNQVPDESYFYFAHSYYIQPADEDIVTGESEYDGQFAVAVRRDNVFGLQFHPEKSQKYGLQILKNFIEL; the protein is encoded by the coding sequence GTGATCTGTGTCATCGATTATAATGCAGGAAATTTGCGCAGTGTACAGAAAGCATTGGAAATCTGTGGCGCAAATACGATAGTGAGTTCAGAACCGGATGATATGCGCAAGGCGGATAAAGTGGTGTTTCCCGGAGTCGGGGCGTTCGGCAAAGCCATGCATACTCTAAAAGAACTGCAGCTGGTAGAGCCGATCCGGGAGGTAATAGACCAAGGCAAACCGTTCCTGGGTATTTGTCTGGGACTGCAGCTGCTGCATGAAACCAGTGAAGAAAGTCCGGGCGTAACCGGACTTTCTGTGATTAAAGGGCGTGTTAAACGCTTTTCCGATCAGCTCAAAGTCCCGCATCTGGGCTGGAATGTGCTCATTCAGCAGCCTTCTCCACTGTGGAACCAGGTACCGGATGAGAGTTATTTTTATTTTGCCCATTCATATTATATCCAGCCTGCCGATGAGGATATTGTCACAGGTGAAAGTGAATACGATGGACAATTTGCGGTGGCTGTTCGGCGGGATAACGTGTTTGGACTGCAGTTTCATCCCGAAAAATCACAGAAATACGGATTACAAATCCTGAAAAATTTCATTGAACTATAG
- a CDS encoding HisA/HisF-related TIM barrel protein — protein sequence MQILPAIDLLGGKCVRLKQGAEKTAKVYNEDPVQQARLWEEQGGEVLHIVNLDGAFGRAAENVQAIESIVNAVTCPVELGGGIRNMQDIERWLELGVTRVILGTVAITDPEIVDSAVRTYGAEKIIVGLDGRDNKVAIEGWEKQTDTGIFDSRRRDAR from the coding sequence GTGCAGATTTTACCGGCCATTGACCTGCTTGGTGGAAAATGTGTAAGACTGAAACAGGGGGCTGAAAAAACAGCCAAAGTCTACAATGAGGACCCCGTGCAGCAGGCGCGCTTGTGGGAAGAGCAGGGAGGAGAGGTGTTGCATATTGTCAATCTGGACGGCGCATTCGGCCGGGCAGCGGAAAATGTACAGGCCATTGAAAGCATTGTTAATGCGGTCACGTGCCCGGTTGAGCTGGGCGGCGGTATCCGTAACATGCAGGACATTGAGCGCTGGTTGGAGCTTGGCGTGACGCGGGTCATTCTGGGAACGGTCGCAATTACAGATCCCGAAATCGTCGACTCGGCTGTTCGAACATACGGCGCTGAAAAGATTATTGTGGGGCTGGATGGACGTGATAATAAAGTGGCTATTGAAGGCTGGGAAAAACAGACGGATACCGGAATCTTTGACTCTCGCCGTCGAGATGCGCGATAA
- a CDS encoding HisA/HisF-related TIM barrel protein, whose protein sequence is MTLAVEMRDKGVQRIIYTDVRRDGELTGPDIKATDRLSRDTGLKIIASGGFSKLEHFEELYALNNPNIEGAIVGTALYENKLDLSDLVKRYR, encoded by the coding sequence TTGACTCTCGCCGTCGAGATGCGCGATAAAGGCGTACAGCGTATTATCTATACGGATGTGCGCCGGGACGGTGAACTGACAGGCCCGGATATTAAAGCCACAGACCGGTTGAGCCGTGACACCGGCTTGAAAATTATTGCATCGGGTGGATTTTCCAAACTTGAACATTTTGAAGAATTATACGCTTTGAATAATCCCAATATCGAAGGCGCAATCGTGGGGACCGCGCTGTACGAAAACAAGCTTGATTTGAGTGACCTGGTCAAGCGTTACCGTTAA
- a CDS encoding phosphoribosyl-AMP cyclohydrolase, with product MYTDCDTDTILVKAQPFGPTCHTGKRSCFSWKVDG from the coding sequence ATGTACACAGACTGCGATACGGATACAATTCTGGTAAAAGCACAACCGTTTGGTCCCACCTGTCACACCGGCAAACGTTCCTGTTTTTCCTGGAAGGTTGATGGGTAA
- a CDS encoding diacylglycerol kinase family protein — protein MRYMIIENPYAAGGESKKHFPHIEKRFRDCGVEYKAVETRNAADAEQLAYTAAKQFYDMIIAVGGDGTINQVVNGIMKADAHAALGIIPAGTCNDFIKSVGIPESISRACDIILSGKTLPVDVALAGDRFFINAIGIGFDVKVVQDLALYSYLPGKLAYYAAVFKNIFRYKALPLDIHSKTDRHQMDMVMLAVTNGQYYGGSFHIAPTADVMDGMLNVVMVHDLSAFKRVLFLPKVAKGTHLSAHNVDHFTTTELSIRSSTPLTLQIEGELMQWPEPFISISSIHRGLNVACMGDA, from the coding sequence ATGCGATATATGATTATTGAAAATCCTTACGCTGCCGGGGGCGAATCAAAAAAGCATTTTCCACATATTGAAAAACGATTCAGAGATTGTGGAGTAGAATACAAAGCGGTTGAGACCCGGAATGCGGCGGATGCTGAACAGCTGGCGTATACTGCAGCGAAACAATTTTACGACATGATTATTGCCGTGGGCGGCGACGGTACGATCAATCAGGTTGTCAACGGCATTATGAAAGCGGACGCTCATGCAGCTCTGGGTATTATTCCAGCCGGTACTTGTAACGATTTTATCAAATCGGTCGGCATTCCGGAAAGTATCAGCCGAGCCTGTGATATTATTCTTTCCGGAAAAACTCTTCCGGTTGACGTGGCGCTTGCGGGCGACCGGTTTTTTATCAATGCCATCGGTATCGGATTTGATGTCAAAGTCGTCCAGGACCTGGCGCTATACAGTTATCTTCCCGGAAAACTTGCTTATTATGCTGCTGTGTTTAAAAATATATTCAGGTACAAAGCCTTGCCGCTGGATATTCATAGCAAAACGGACCGACATCAGATGGATATGGTGATGCTGGCTGTGACAAACGGGCAATATTATGGTGGAAGCTTTCATATCGCACCGACCGCGGATGTGATGGACGGGATGCTGAATGTTGTTATGGTGCATGACTTGAGCGCTTTTAAACGTGTTTTATTCCTTCCCAAAGTGGCCAAAGGCACACATCTCAGCGCTCATAATGTAGATCATTTTACGACAACCGAACTGTCTATCCGCTCATCAACCCCTTTGACTCTGCAGATTGAAGGAGAGTTGATGCAATGGCCGGAGCCGTTCATATCCATTTCCAGCATCCATCGCGGTCTCAATGTCGCTTGTATGGGCGATGCTTAA
- a CDS encoding ATP-binding protein encodes MKHTTEQYLLPRKQSSQFHVGLALIVYSMFCFLALYAARLAFPVERFGIMPLSPKAGILLAGFLLFSYKYWLVLIILLGAALLGVDYATLQYDAVSYFNAILLIVATLLSAALIKRFSNGSRFSERTRYTIGFVASAALGGIIASLLSCFLIAYCTWSDFNFNMIAYRFSAFFAGHLFFTPFILSFISQWKDPAAPGKRQYIVAEILLFLLLFAATALLTVRIDPDSLRLSYLVFPFVIFSVFRFGALGGSFTLFLFAGFVLLRIQVLPHFQPQESLAAPQELLILQVFLLVVAFTSLFLVAMQSERIRTQEEMQTKEERLRLANQAVNDGIWDWHLPSGKTYVSDRCYHMLGYRREDYNSSFITLIRLLHPADRWKTFEHIKSAMRTGSRLDIIVRFVTKWESYHWVHLRGQCVAYDDKKRPVRLAGTINDIDREMEAKKALARSEEEKKIILDHIPDSILYLDKQMRIVWINRLPIDTQKNSVDPKTLIGERCFKVIFDLDKPCNDCPMVACLVSNSPQSAEISTDDDQYYLIHANPVFNADRLLVGGVVYLQNLTQTRSLQKQLLQAQKMEAIGLLASGVAHDFNNILQLMLGYSELMQMELAKTSFASRDYIDHIINSAQQAKSTVKQLLAFSRKDTRLNKTVISINSHVNNLINLIKRLIGDHILITFNEAKDLPDIKADGGQLEQVLLNLCMNAKDAMPDGGELTLTTSSTFIESRHSQYYDLPPGPYVLCSVSDTGMGMSKKVQERIFEPFFTTKKERGTGLGLAMAYGIVRNHDGAIHVYSEENKGTTFRMYLPVQPALSATQPSDADSEIDFTPSGELILLAEDEKEVAQYAKTMLHEAGFRVVLVHDGKQAVQAYNRYSDKIDLVLIDVIMPHMTGVQAARYIRQINENIPVLFSTGYDAEIVKGCDPEQILEKPFEKRVLLRKIAAALKQTKQEA; translated from the coding sequence ATGAAACATACAACCGAGCAATATCTACTGCCTCGAAAACAATCTTCCCAATTCCATGTCGGGCTGGCTCTGATTGTATATTCAATGTTTTGTTTCCTCGCCTTATACGCGGCCAGACTGGCTTTTCCCGTTGAACGTTTCGGCATTATGCCGCTTTCGCCTAAAGCCGGTATTTTACTGGCCGGGTTTTTGCTTTTTTCCTATAAATATTGGCTGGTTTTGATCATCCTGCTCGGTGCCGCTTTGCTGGGAGTCGATTATGCGACTCTGCAGTATGATGCAGTCAGCTATTTTAATGCAATCCTTTTGATTGTGGCCACTCTATTGTCCGCTGCATTGATAAAACGATTTTCCAACGGGAGCCGGTTTTCGGAACGCACACGTTATACCATTGGTTTTGTAGCCAGTGCAGCGCTGGGCGGCATTATTGCGTCACTTTTGAGCTGCTTTCTCATAGCCTATTGCACCTGGAGTGATTTTAATTTCAATATGATTGCCTACAGATTTTCAGCTTTTTTTGCCGGTCATTTGTTTTTTACTCCTTTTATTTTGAGTTTTATTTCCCAATGGAAAGACCCTGCCGCGCCCGGCAAACGACAGTATATTGTCGCTGAAATACTGCTGTTTCTGCTATTGTTTGCAGCGACTGCGCTTCTGACTGTTCGTATCGATCCCGACTCTTTGCGTTTGTCATACCTTGTTTTTCCGTTTGTCATTTTCAGTGTGTTCCGTTTCGGGGCTTTGGGTGGATCTTTTACTCTATTTTTGTTTGCAGGATTTGTTCTGCTTCGTATTCAGGTATTGCCGCATTTTCAACCGCAAGAATCCCTGGCGGCACCTCAGGAACTCTTGATTCTCCAGGTGTTTTTGCTGGTGGTTGCCTTTACCAGTTTGTTTCTGGTCGCCATGCAGTCCGAGCGTATACGCACTCAGGAGGAAATGCAAACCAAAGAGGAACGTCTTCGTCTGGCCAACCAGGCTGTGAATGACGGCATCTGGGACTGGCATCTGCCAAGTGGAAAAACATACGTCAGTGATCGATGTTATCATATGCTGGGTTACCGTCGCGAAGATTACAATTCCTCTTTTATTACCTTGATCCGCCTGCTTCATCCCGCCGACCGCTGGAAGACCTTTGAGCATATAAAATCCGCAATGCGGACCGGCAGTCGTCTTGATATTATTGTGCGTTTTGTAACAAAATGGGAGAGTTATCATTGGGTTCATTTGCGCGGACAATGTGTGGCCTATGACGATAAAAAACGGCCTGTCCGTCTGGCGGGAACGATCAATGACATTGACCGCGAAATGGAAGCCAAAAAAGCGCTGGCGCGATCGGAAGAGGAAAAAAAGATCATTTTGGACCATATACCGGACAGCATTCTTTATCTGGACAAGCAGATGCGAATCGTCTGGATCAATAGACTCCCGATTGATACACAGAAAAACAGCGTCGATCCAAAGACATTGATCGGTGAGAGATGCTTTAAAGTAATCTTTGATCTCGATAAACCGTGCAATGACTGCCCAATGGTGGCCTGTCTGGTTTCTAATTCACCGCAGAGCGCTGAAATTTCTACTGATGACGATCAGTATTATCTGATTCATGCCAATCCGGTTTTTAATGCGGATCGGCTGTTGGTCGGCGGTGTGGTGTATTTACAAAACCTCACCCAAACGAGGAGTTTACAAAAACAATTGCTTCAGGCCCAGAAAATGGAAGCAATTGGGCTTTTGGCCAGCGGTGTGGCCCATGATTTTAACAATATCCTGCAACTCATGCTGGGCTACAGCGAGTTGATGCAGATGGAACTGGCCAAAACATCATTTGCCTCGCGTGATTATATTGACCACATTATCAATTCAGCGCAACAGGCAAAGTCCACTGTCAAACAATTGCTGGCATTCAGCCGCAAAGACACACGCCTGAACAAAACCGTTATCAGTATCAATTCACATGTCAATAATCTCATTAATCTGATCAAACGTTTGATAGGCGATCATATTCTGATCACATTCAATGAAGCTAAAGATCTGCCGGATATCAAAGCGGATGGAGGACAGCTGGAACAGGTGCTGCTGAATCTTTGTATGAACGCCAAGGATGCCATGCCGGACGGAGGCGAACTGACCTTGACAACGTCATCTACTTTTATTGAGAGCCGCCACAGTCAGTACTATGATCTGCCGCCCGGCCCATATGTGCTGTGCTCCGTGTCTGATACCGGTATGGGGATGAGCAAAAAAGTTCAGGAACGCATTTTTGAGCCGTTTTTTACCACCAAAAAGGAACGCGGTACCGGACTGGGGCTGGCGATGGCATATGGGATTGTCAGAAATCATGACGGCGCTATCCATGTGTACAGTGAAGAAAATAAAGGCACGACATTCCGTATGTATCTGCCCGTTCAGCCGGCGCTCAGCGCTACCCAACCCTCTGATGCCGATTCGGAGATTGATTTTACACCTTCCGGGGAATTGATTCTGCTTGCAGAAGATGAGAAAGAAGTGGCACAGTATGCGAAAACCATGCTGCACGAGGCGGGATTCCGTGTGGTGCTGGTGCACGACGGCAAACAGGCTGTCCAGGCGTACAACCGATACAGCGATAAAATCGATCTGGTTCTCATCGATGTGATTATGCCACACATGACCGGTGTGCAGGCAGCCCGTTACATACGGCAAATTAATGAAAATATTCCTGTTTTATTCAGCACCGGGTACGATGCCGAGATCGTAAAAGGATGTGATCCCGAACAGATTCTTGAGAAACCCTTTGAAAAACGCGTGTTGTTGAGAAAAATTGCGGCGGCTCTGAAACAGACCAAACAGGAAGCCTAA
- a CDS encoding DUF5060 domain-containing protein — protein MKNVVYFAILLGIISGIPLSAVHADSEVEIAGELKTWHPVTLTFMGPEVSEMDKFNPFMNYRLTVMFQHTRTKKEYIVPGYFAADGNAANTSATSGTKWRVHFTPDELGEWKYSVDFRKGNWVAVSDRNKPGESGGYFDGLTGSFPVGASDKSGRDFRGRGRLQYIGKHYLKCAANGEYFLKVGVDAPENFLAYADFDGTFHNDGHKDDLVKTWEPHLQDWDEGDPTWQGGKGKAIIGALNYLASKGLNAVSFLTMNIEGDDRNVFPYVDYNTYDRFDVSKLDQWNIVFTHAQENGLFLHFKTQEAENQGLLDNGGVGMQRKLYYRELIARFGHHLALNWNLGEENGDWVKNHKTPPQFKWQRRSMAEYFYNHDPYQHHIVIHNGNAFYDLLGEESKLTGPSVQTHRMDFSLVHDEVIKWRRLSRAAGKPWAVSVDEPGDAQHALVPDSDDSLHHDARKNALWGAYIGGAWGVEWYFGYKHDHSDLTCEDFRSRDLFWDQCRIAREFMTGNDIPYWDMQPHDDLLDGTDNWCLAVPGEIYVLYMKNGGESKLNLKRKSGEYSVTWFNPRTGERVENESAQITGDEMAPVAAPSDSKDWVALVRKRN, from the coding sequence ATGAAAAATGTAGTGTATTTTGCAATTTTACTCGGCATCATCAGTGGCATACCTTTGTCCGCTGTTCACGCCGATTCAGAGGTCGAAATTGCCGGCGAGTTAAAAACCTGGCATCCCGTCACTTTGACATTTATGGGGCCCGAGGTGTCAGAAATGGATAAATTTAATCCTTTTATGAATTACCGTTTGACCGTGATGTTTCAGCATACCCGCACCAAAAAAGAATATATAGTGCCCGGATATTTTGCCGCGGACGGAAACGCGGCTAATACTTCCGCTACATCCGGAACTAAATGGAGAGTGCATTTTACACCGGACGAACTGGGCGAATGGAAGTATTCGGTCGATTTTCGTAAAGGCAACTGGGTTGCAGTCAGTGATCGAAATAAACCCGGCGAAAGCGGCGGATACTTTGATGGACTGACCGGCTCATTTCCAGTTGGAGCCTCTGATAAAAGCGGACGAGATTTCAGAGGCCGGGGGCGTTTGCAATATATCGGAAAACACTATTTAAAATGTGCGGCAAATGGCGAGTATTTTCTCAAGGTTGGCGTCGACGCGCCGGAAAATTTTCTCGCCTACGCCGACTTTGACGGCACGTTTCACAATGACGGGCACAAAGATGATCTGGTTAAAACCTGGGAACCGCATTTGCAGGACTGGGATGAAGGTGATCCCACCTGGCAGGGGGGAAAGGGTAAAGCGATCATCGGCGCCCTGAACTATCTGGCTTCCAAAGGGCTGAATGCTGTTTCATTCCTGACTATGAATATCGAGGGAGATGACCGCAATGTCTTTCCCTATGTGGATTATAACACCTATGACCGGTTTGATGTATCCAAGCTGGATCAGTGGAATATTGTGTTTACACACGCGCAGGAAAACGGACTTTTTCTGCATTTCAAAACCCAGGAAGCTGAAAACCAGGGACTCTTGGATAACGGGGGGGTAGGAATGCAGCGCAAACTTTATTATCGCGAGTTGATAGCAAGATTCGGGCATCATTTGGCGCTGAACTGGAACCTCGGAGAAGAAAACGGCGACTGGGTTAAAAACCATAAAACACCGCCGCAGTTCAAATGGCAGCGCCGGTCCATGGCCGAGTATTTTTACAATCATGATCCCTATCAACATCATATTGTGATCCATAATGGTAACGCGTTTTATGATCTTTTGGGAGAAGAAAGCAAGCTGACCGGCCCGTCCGTGCAGACCCATCGGATGGATTTTTCACTGGTCCATGACGAGGTGATCAAATGGCGCAGGTTGTCGCGCGCCGCAGGCAAACCCTGGGCGGTTTCCGTGGATGAGCCGGGCGATGCGCAGCATGCCCTGGTACCCGATTCGGATGACTCTCTGCATCATGATGCTCGTAAAAACGCCTTGTGGGGCGCTTATATCGGCGGCGCCTGGGGTGTTGAGTGGTATTTCGGCTATAAACATGATCATTCCGATCTGACCTGCGAAGATTTCCGTTCCCGCGATCTGTTCTGGGATCAGTGTCGCATCGCCAGAGAATTCATGACCGGAAATGATATCCCCTATTGGGACATGCAGCCGCACGATGACCTGCTCGATGGAACTGACAACTGGTGTCTGGCAGTACCCGGTGAAATCTATGTGCTTTACATGAAGAACGGCGGTGAATCGAAACTGAACCTGAAACGCAAATCCGGTGAATACAGCGTAACCTGGTTCAATCCGCGCACCGGCGAGCGGGTTGAAAATGAATCTGCTCAGATCACGGGTGATGAGATGGCCCCCGTCGCTGCTCCTTCTGACTCGAAGGATTGGGTGGCGCTTGTAAGAAAAAGGAACTAG